From the genome of Tripterygium wilfordii isolate XIE 37 chromosome 6, ASM1340144v1, whole genome shotgun sequence:
AGATCCTCTCACATTAACAACACATTTTCTGAGTTTAAAACCATTGGTGACGGTCTATGAAGAACAAAGTTTTTCGGGCTTGATGTATCTATAGTGAAACGGTAAATGCAAtagaacaatattgttgatgtattTGGACCGGTAGTTTCAACACTTGTTAAAATATCAATGTTTAATTAGTCTTAATTTATCATATATTACTATATATACTCAAACTATAAGCCAGTCCAACCAATTCAAagttaaacataaaatataatgaAATGATTTCATGATGGCACCATGTTGTCCTGTATTATTATAtcaattcacacacacacacacacacatatatatatgtatataatataatatttggaGCAACATGCACCCTAACAACTAATCTAATTAATCATTAGTATTCGATACACACGAACATTGAAATCATTTAGTGCCCAAATTAAGCACACATATTTGCATAGAGTAATTAGAGAGTTTAAGATGCTTAGATACTAATTAATGTGTCTCTTTCTGTTGATCAGTAGAGGGAGAttaaatgtgtgtatatatatatatatatatgttggttgGTCGGATTAGATTTTGGTAGGGCCTATTCACGGATATGACATAAAATCTCATCTCTACGACAATATTCGTTTCTTTTTGCTTAATTTGTCCATTTTTGATAGGGGCGATGTATTCATTTCCCCCTCAATGCAAACCGTTGAAATTCAATTTTGTCGTATACActcctcttctctctccctatatatatatatatatatatatatgttcacccTGTCAGATAAATAAGATAGAGACGAAGAGTTGATTGAGGACTGTAAAAACTCAATGCATCTAGTTTCATACAACTGGTTTAGCAAGCTAGTCAGCTCAACAAGGTCAAACTTCCATAAGATTACGTGGTCCATTGATATTATCCTCTTTTATTGGGCATTATCttctccctctttttttttctttccttccttaaaaaatatttacatatttcatttttgtatattttttttttgttcaattttgtttttgacaaCTAGCCTTGCGATAGGATGATCTCAATGATCTTCGCTAGAacattcatttcatttcttttcttttcttttcttttcttttcctccttttAAGCATAATTTTCACGGGCTCTTTAAATGGGCCGCCGCGTGAGCTAGGGGGAGGAAACCTGATGTGGGCTAAAGCCCAGTTTTTATTCAAGCCCATCTTAGCCTCTTATTACCTATTAGGAACTACTGAACTAGTCATCCTTTGCTTGGGAGCAAAGATGTCGAGATCGTGCATTTTCATGTTGGGCTTACTGCACATATGACATGGGCCGGCCCACAACACAAGCCTTCATGCTCTAACCTTAATTGTGGTGGCATTCTTGCTCCCAATTGCATGTGATACGGATAGCTTCTCAGTTAGTACGACGTAGCCTAGAATCTATACGGCATCGTATTACTACGTAACCCATCACTATCCCTCTGCAAGCCATGGACATGCGCTCCGCCTGAAAATTGCGGAATTTGGCCGACGAAGGAAGTGAGCCAAAAATTGAGAGCAATAGCAATGGAAGACGGCGAGATAGAGGAGGGCATGCTGGAGGAGGAAGATGCGCAAGTACCTCAAGAACACCACCCTAAGACGGAGAAATCACCGTATGAAATGCTCAAAGAGAGCAAGACCGCCGTGGAGGAGATCGTGGCCAAGATGCTCTCCATCAAAAAAGAAGGCCAGTCTAAATCCCTACTCAGAGAGCTCGTCACCCAAATGTGCCTCCACTTCGTCACTCTCCGCCAGGTTTATTTATCTCACAGTATCCCTTTCACTTGATTGTTTGAttgtctagggttttgttttgtgtttgtttattACGTTGTTTCTCTCACAGGCCAACCGTTCAATACTGTTAGAAGAGGATCGCGTGAAAGCGGAGACGGAACGTGCAAAGGGTCCGGTGGATTTCACTACCTTGCAGCTTCAGAATTTGATGTACGAGAAGAGTCACTATGTGAAAGCCATAAAGGCTTGCAAGGATTTCAAGTCCAAGTATCCTGATATTGAACTTGTGCCAGAGGAGGAATTTCTTCGCGATGCACCAGAACATATTAAGGGCCCTGAACCTGCAAGTGATACTTCACATAATCTAATGCTCAAGAGGCTCAATTATGAGCTGCACCAGGTAATTAATCAATTCTCCGAATCATTATTTATTGTTGCCAGTTTTGGTAGTTGATGTGCCATACAGCACTGTTGTTCTCTTGCATCCGGATTAATCATACTGTCTGCAAGTGTCCTCAATTCGCTTCGCTGAGTGCTTGTGCATCCAAACTCCCAAACATAATTACTGAAAGGAGTCCCAAAAATAATGATGGTGAAAATGATGCATTCCCTCTATTTTGTTAGACAGCTTCTGGATGTGAAAGAAGATCAAGAAAAAGGGTTTTCCTTGATCTATGTCTTCCTGTTGTTGttccttttctttaatttgcCCCCTCGAAAAAGGTACTAAATTAAATATCATTGTATCAGCGCAAAGAACTATGCAAGCTTGGAGAGAAACTGGAACAGCGTAAGAAAGGTCTTTTGGAAACAATTGCAAACCGAAAAAAGTACTTATCAAGTCTTCCATCACACCTCAAGTCCCTCAAGAAAGCGTCCCTGCCAGTACAGAATCAATTAGGGATTTTgcattcaaagaaaataaagcaGCATCAATCTGCAGAGTTGCTTCCACCTCCTCTATATGTGGTTTACTCACAGTTCTTGGCACAAAAGGAAGCATTTGGTGAAAATATTGATCTGGAAATAGTAGGAAGTGTAAAGGATGCTCAAGCTTTTGCACGCCAGCAAGCTAATAAAGAAACTGGTAATTGATTATTACTTTTATTCTATAGCTATTTAACAACTTTGTAAAAGCTAAATTAatgaacataaaatataaaaaaaaaacatgttttgtGATATGTTGCCATGTGTGGATATGCTCAATCTTAACTCTTTTTTCATATCTTTAATTGACCACCACAAGGTTCATAAGGACTGCATTTTTTCACCAAAATATGTTTTTGCCACTGGCATCTCGAATTTATTCAAATCTTCCCAGAATATCATCTGCATAGTTAGGGCTATGCTATCAAGTAGCCCTAGGATGGACATGACCTGTTAGGTCATTGCTGCGAGACGGACAGAACATGTTGAGATGCCAAACGATACTTATGTTGATGTATTCAGAAGCATTCTTACACCAATATCATCGGTTTTGGCTCCAGTTATTGATAGTTCATGACAACCTTTTGCCATCTCCAAATTCAGCACTTTGTCTGTTTCATTTGCTTTCAACCTGCTGTATCTTGTGGGATAGTTTCACGTCAATCTTTTTTTGTCCATCGGATTGTTGTAGTACTGTACCACCTTAGATCAATAATTTCTGATTTTGTTAAATTTGTACAGGCATATCTATCAATATTGAGAATTCCAGGTTGGATGACGATGCCGCTGATGAGGAAGATGATGGCCAGAGAAGGAGGAAACGGCCAAAGAAGGTTCCAAGTAAGGACAACCTTGATCAGGCAGGTGTATACCAAGTTCATCCACTTAAGGTCATCCTTCACATTTATGATGATGAGGCTTCTGATCCCAAGTCAGCAAATCTTATCTGTCTGAAGTTTGAATACTTGTTGAAGTTGAATGTTGTATGTGTTGAGATTGAAGGATCCACTGAAGGACCTGAAAACAATATCTTATGCAACTTATTTCCTGATGACACCGGCCATGAGCTTCCTAACCAGGTATGGAAAATATTATGCACATGTTGATAGTTCTATCTCTTATCTTCTTTTTATCCTTCTTTTTGCTGTTCTGATAATTTTTCTTGATGTTGCCGCAGTCTGCAAAGCTTCTTTTTGGGGATGCTATGGTATTTGATGAAAAAAGATTGTCATTACCATATAAATGGGCCCAGCATTTGGCAGGAATTGATTTCTTGCCAGAAGTTTCTCCATTGCTTATTGAACATGAAACTCGAAACAGTGAGGCAGCTAAAAGTGATTCTGTCGTATCTGGTTTATCACTATATCGCCAGCAAAATCGAGTACTAACGGTTTTACAGAGAATTCGCTCTAGGAAAAAGGCTCATCTGGTTCTTGTGTGAGTCACTACTCTGTATGTTTAGAAAACTAGAAAATCAttatgagttggatacatggagTCAATGTCATAGTATTGGCTATAATGTTTCATTTCTTGGTTAGGACTTCTGTTGGTGTCCCTTTTTGTATGATGTCAAGTGGCTAATATTATGGACTTCTATCAAAGCTTTAATTTGCTTTGCTTTCTTATGATTTGTGCTTGATGCCTTTTATATTGGGAGCTTGATAATTTTATGAGCTTGTGTGCTTGTGTTTGTCTTGTGGTAAGGTCCATTTTTGTTGAAAGTTTTGAATTCTTTGATTGGCGTACAGGGGACAGCTTGATTCTCTTTTGAAGCTTAAATGGCCTTCTCTGAATTATGGAAGTGTTCCATGGGCTTTGCATTCTCCTTTATGCAATTTGCATGGTTGGTCTGCTGCAGGTCTTGCAACTAGCGGGGCTTCATCTTTGCCCGTCATTGATACAGAGCAAGTTCAAGAACCTATAGATGTGAATATGGATGGAAAATCAGGTACTCGGAACAATGAGTCTGAGAGTGCAAGGGAAGATGGAGAGCTTCCTTCTTTACTTCCTGTTGCGTCTGTTGGAAGGAACGATAAGCTTACTTCCTCAAAACTATCTAACTTAGAACATTCGAGGCAGCTATCTTTGATTTCAAAGAATGTCATTTCTCCACTTAGTAAGGCAAAATCACCAAGTTTCAGGAAGCATGATGATTTAGATCTCTGGTTGGATACTGATAGCGAAGTGGATGAACCCACACACGTTGAGCCTGGGACAGAAAACGCAGCTTCTATACGATGCTATGAGATGGTGCAAGAATCATGGGTGGATTATGGGGTCGAGGAATATTATCTTGTTCTAAGCAGGAAACTGGATTTCAATGAGAGAAATGTTAGTTTGGAAGCCAAGGTAGTTTTAGCTGTGCTCTTTTTTTTCTGTGGGTATTCTATCATCGGTTACTTAAAAGTTTGGCCATTTCTGTAATGCTAGGTCAAGATCAGCAAGGAGTATCCTCTAAGGCCACCTCTTTTTGCTGTGAGTTTTCATGCAAGTGGAGAAAATTCATGTGAGAGTGATGGATCTGAGTACAATGAACTCCGTGCCATGGAAGCAATGGTAAGCAGTTGAAGTTTTACCAATGAAATATTTTGCTACTAAACTAGATCGTTTTCAATTCGCATTTTACAAGCATTATTCAAAAGATAACATTTAACCAAAGCACAAGGTGATTCTTAACCTTCAATGAGTTGTGTCCTTTGAATTCTTCACTACATTATAGTGCCAAGATGATCTTCATGATTATTACGTGTAGTAATTAATTCCCCCTGTTGAAGATCCTTTTTTTGACCCTGGCCTTTGTTTTGTAGGTCAACCTTCATATATTGAAGATACTGCCTGAGGATGAAGAGAATTTTGTCTTAGCCCATCAAGTGCGCTGCCTTGCAATGTTGTTTGATTATTATGTTGATAAGGCATCTCAACcattggaaaagagaaagagcACCTCCGTCATTGACATAGGTTTGTGTGAGCCTGTTAATGGCAGTCTTATGGCCAGATCTGTTAGAGGAAGAGATAGGAGGAAGATGATATCCTGGAAGGACATGGAATGTACTCCTGGCTTTCCTTACTAATGGTATAATATTCAAGGCTTGCGaaggacaattttagtagttcCCCTGTGGTTTATGTAAGCCCTTGTTGCTTTCAGGATTATCTGTGAATTTCGGAGATAATAATTTTAAGTGTTTATTTTCCCAATGTTTCTGGAGTGGACCTGTAACTAAAAATcgatgtatatacacacacacacacacgtaaaACTGTTTCCATGAAAACTCCACCACATCACAGGACAACCAAGACAATAAGGCTTATATATTCGCCTCCCTTGGCTCCGTTATATCCACCATGATCTTCGATATAGAAGCATATACATATAATAATGCTGGTAAACTAACACTCTCAAATCTACAATGACCACGCGGTTGCCTTAAATATGTATACCAACCTACCATAAATAATCATACAATTACTGTAGAAACTTCACCATGGTCCAGTCTGTGTTCCTCCCAAGCACCGTTTCTTTCCTCCTTGCTGCATATTCACCGTCTCCAAGACCTGCAACATCACCAAGCACaagaaaatccaaataaaaGTAGTATCCCAGCTGATATATTTCCAATCATATAAGTATTCCATGATATTCCAATTGTGTCAGTACGTACTAGAACGGGAAATTAAGCAGGACAACTTCTATATGATCGCTGGTTGGCTGGCCTTACTGGCATTCAACAACTAAGCCTATTGGATTCTTTTTATGCACAAGTGTGATGGTTACGGTTTCTCTCAGCACAAAACCTTTCAAGAACCTTTCAATTTTAACTGGTTAAACCCCAGAAACTTGAAACTAAAAAGAGCATATAACATTTCCCAAGAGCAAAGAGAAAGCAAAAACTATTTTTAGTCACTCTCATTTCCCAAGAGCATAGAAGGATTTCCCAGAAACTTGAaactaaaaagagcataaaaCTATTAGTCACTCTCAATAAGATCCCAAGAGCAAAGCAAAAGCAATACCTGATGTTTCTGACTTTCCATGATTTCTGCCTGTACCAACAAAAAGTGCAATCAGTGAACATTTGCAATCGGCAAATGAGTTTGGAAGAAGGGAATTAGGTGTAGGACAACCATCATATACCTGTTTCTTCTGCAATTCTTGATTCTCCTCTTTTAGCTTGGCAACTTCTTCTTCCAATTCCGTGGTGTACGCCTGAAAGAGGCCCACAAAGAAAAATTAGTGGAAGAAAATTCAAAGTACTAAAAATAGAAATTTTCCATGTACTcatcaaaataaaatagttCACTCGGATTTCACATCCATAATATCTAAGGTTGAATTTGTTTGTGTTATACAACGTCATCTTGATTTAGTTTCAAGTTTCATTTGCTAGCAGTGAGCTTAACCTCCCATTGAATCTCTTTTCCAGTGGCATGGGGCATGATTGCAGTTAGCTATAATGGTAATCTCatacaaatatattatatatatatatcagcaaTGGGGAACAATCATGAAGTTATGGGACCTAAATATACTACTAGTACATGGTCATAGACACATTCTTTCCATTTTCAAGTTATTGACGTTTATTTTGTGGATTATATAACATACTCAATCACAATGAACTATCAATTATTTACTGGTATACGCACAATAGACCAGGGAGGaaaaagcaggaaaaaaaaaccctaaaatctgATGCCATATATATGCATGAGGGCCGATTAGATATAAATAGTAAGAGCTTGTTTGGTAGGGCGTTGGGCAGAATGGAAATGCTAGCGGTATTGCTTTTCCCAAACGCCCCACCAAACATGGGGATAACGCTCGGCGTTATCGTCCGCAAAACAGGGCCGTAACGCCTTCCTGAAAAAATTTATTGAGCCCCACATAATTTATTGGTAAGATTTTTTAAaccagaagtgatagggatcccaatagTAGATGTGTTACTCTCTGATTCAGTCACAAGATTTTGTGGATctctacacttacatcaatcaaaagACAATATCAATTACTGGAATAATTATGATACTTTTTTATtaagatccctaacatttttttttttaaatagtgaTGGGACCGAATAATTTTTTGTTGGGTCCCATCTACTTTACAATTAATAATTCTTATatcttaacattttttattaatataaatattatttatctattaaattacaaacttatttaaatattaaactaaagtaattataatttaactattaaattaaattaattaatttagttatttataatttgtattttttaatttataattataataatttatatttatattgaaataaaataattaaaaattttttaaaagaaaccaaatatattttacactattTAACCGCTAACAACCGTTAACAGCTTTATCAAATacctcacagctttaagctcaactttttttcacagcgttgaaaatcaaaacaaccACCGCACCAAAAAGATTTGGTAGCCTAAGTCACAAAAATATGCACCTGCTTACGAGCCCGTGACCTTGCAGCTGACTCTCTGTTCTTTATCATTCTCCTCTGCCTCCTTTCAATTACCTTCTCCACAGCCGCATTCCTTCTCCTCCCCCTTAAACTTCCATTAAACACATAAGGAAGCGGTGAGACTGAAGATGAATCACCATTACTCTTCCCAACCACATCCGAAGACAGCTGGTTTACAGGAGAAGAAAGAACCCCAGCCCCTATGCCCATCATCCCCATACCTCCACCCTGGAGTCCAGTACCATTCATCCCCTGATTCCCTAGCCCCGCAACCCCTCCCCTTATTCCAGGACTAGCCAAACCACCCTGTATAGGCATCTGTGTCATGTAACCTCCAACTGCTGGCTGCTTGGGAAGTATTTGAGGTTGCTGTGGCTGCTGCTTCTGCGACACTTGAGCCAGAGATAACTGATTTTGATTTAATCTAACTCCATTCACATTCAAAGGCAAATTTGGAGACTGCATGGAAACCTGATTGTTACTACCACTACCATTGTTTATACTCTCTGACGCCCCATTTCCGATTAATCCTGTACCCCCCCTATCCCCCTGTTGTGATCCGATTCCAAATCCAGAATTATTATTCACTACGAGCGATAAATCACCAAAAACAACACCATTATCAACCTTACCCACCATGTGAATATCTTCCCTTACAACCCCAGCTCTCACTACAAAGTCCTCCAAGGTCATCTCTCCTAGAGTCTGCTGCCTCTGCGGGTAATTCGCTCCTACAGCTGCATTTCCGTCTTTTCCAACACCACAATCCTTGGCTATATCTCTCAAGACCTCATCAACGGTCTTCTGGCTCATCGTTTGTGGCAGAGGGAGGGAGCCTTCGTGCTGGAGCTGCTGACCTTCTTGTCCTGCACTGGAGGTGGAAGTCATGGTCATCGACTGTGTTTCCTCGGCTGTCCAGATGTTCTTCAGTAGCTTGTCCATGTTCATCGACCCTGGAAAATCCTTGCCAAGGTTGCCCCCCATCGTGTTCTCGAACTCCTCGAATGTCAGTGAATAGATCGACGGTTGCCTAGTCAGCTGGAAGCTTCCCAGATGACGGTTCCCGCCTCCGTCACCGGCTGAATCGCCGGGCGGTTCGTTACCGAGGTTCTTGAACATTTTTTTTGCCTCCCCACTTCAGATGAATCTGACCTATAATAAGAATACCTTCTCCACTTCAGATGAATCTGACCGAACTTCGAAATCTGCAACTTCAAAACAAAGCTATTCAAGCCTTAAGAATATAATTTTTCcccaaaaatgaaaattaagatTAGCTACGTATTTAACATCTTCTCTTGGTTTCTTTTCCAGTAATCAGCAAAACCACGAATCGAAACCCAAATCCAAACGTATTTCAGaaactcaaaaagaaaaatgtaacGCAACAACACAGAGAACAAAAACTCCGAGAAACAACCGAAATTCAAGATTCATCCAAAATCCATATGCTCTCAATAGCAACGACCGATGCAAACAGAGAAACCTAACGGATTTTCTCCTTCATTTCGATCAAtaatcaagaaagaaagaagaacaatGCGAACCTTTGTGCTGTGTGTTTGGTGGCTGTTTTGTCTGCGTATGGTTCCTCCTTCTTCGGGTATTGGGGCTCCGAGTGTGCGCCAAGTGTCGATAGTCCGAAGCAATACTTCCTCTTTTAAGACATACAGAGCAGCAGTAATCAGATATTTTTGATGTGCTATATGTTAATGGGTAGTGGGACAGCTAGCTTAAGAGACGTGGACCAATTCAGAAGGGTTATGGCTTAATTTGGTAAAACATATTGAATGTAGCAGAATGCACAGCCGCAGTGACGATAGACCGAAGCAATACTTCCTCTTTTAAGACATTTTGGATTATTGGGCCTCCGAGTGTGCGCCAAGTGTCGATAGACCGAAGCAATACTTCCTCTTTCTAGACATGCACAGCAGCAGTCCGCAGATATTTTTGATGTGTCGGTGCTATCTCTTAATGGGTAGTGGGACAGCTAGCTTAAGAGACGTGGACCAATTGAGAAGAGGTTATGCGCTAATTTCGGATTAATACCATTTTTACACATATGAAAGATAATCAatattttaatttgtaaaccgttatttaaaatgttttaatttgatcaattaatgataaaattgtttcaacttaaTCTCTCAAGCAGATTTTCTCATTTTGGGACCATCAAACTGCATATgtggcaatcaatatttggGCAGTCAACGTGCCACATGTGCAGTTTGACTAtcccaaagtgagaaaatatGTCTGAGagaccaagttgaaacaattttatcattgggtgaccaaattaaaacattttaaacaacgatATGCAAATGATTCAACTTTTgttgataatatatatgttgtgtaatATTCCGTTACAAATTACGTTCAGGGGTATTATATGCATTTTAGTTATAAGTAAACTAAATAACAAAcattgtttaaaataaaaatcaataattgaaataaatataaataacaaatgaataaataaatccTACAAATTTACATACATTGGCTTTTAATGAATGAATAAATTATTCGAGTATTTCTTTacaaacacaaaattaaaatatcaataaattgGTGGTGTATTATTTGCACCGGAAGATTTCAGTTTCTTGTTTCTTCGGTGGCTCAATTTTTAGCTGCACTGCAACTAGGGTTTGGTAGATCAGACGACGATATGCAACACAGTAAACTGATTTCAATTTCTTAATTTCGCTTTGTCGTCtctcgttttttttttgggtctgcAGTTGTAAAGAAGACCCACTCTCGGAAGATTTGTTTCTCTTGTATAGCTATTGTCAGGGGCGGGACCCATGCTATAGTCTATGGGGGTCAATTGACcccattaaaatattttttttcatatatttaaaTACAAAATTGAATTTTGACACCACAAGTTTTCTGATTTTGACCCCACCAGTCATATTTTGTACATCTAGAAGGTTAGTTGGGCCATACAAAATTTAAAAGAGCCAATAAAATAGCCTTAGTTTTGTAAACTATTAttattgaatttcaattttaaaGGCCCATTAGTTATCCTCTATTCCTTCCATAAATTTTAACTATAAAATGTGTCTGTAGTTTTGTCATTGTATTTCAAAATATCTAAATAAAATATCCTTAGTCTTGTCATTATATTTTAGAGGTCcaacataattaaaaaattaaaaaagactcATTGGGTGGTGAATTGATTCCAACACGAGgttccaaaatgatatatatccataattttctcatccataaatttacataatctaggtgacaagTCAGATagacatgtcacatagattaaaaaaaacaaacaaactttattaaagaagccacatagACATGCCAtaagattatgtaagtttatggatattTATTTTACGGATGTGTAGTGCTTATGTGGCATGTCTATCTGGCTTGCCatctagattatgtaagtttatggatgagaaaattatggacatatatcattttgattaaTAGTTCATAATAGATTTCTTGTAAAAATGTCCAATAATTCACTTTCAAAATGTAAAAAATTGTCGACAACATTTGTAgatcaattttcaattattacttaCATTTATCttgtaatattttgatttttaatgttatttttcacaatttagaagatataattaataaataatcaagAAAATCTGGGGGAACTACCCCCAAACCCCCCGCAaatattttttatgattatttttttcatttcctaTATAAACCCGATCGCATGTACTCAGGAGGTTGGGTCTGCCCCTAGCTATTGTTTCTCCAGTGACTTTGGGTCGACGGCCTTGCCGAATCGACagggaagaggaagagagagaggggtgTGACTAGAGAAGGATAGGAAGAGAGGTGAAGAGAGAAGAACATGAATAGAGGAGATGACTTTTTAGGGGTAAAATGGAGATAATAATAAAGTAGTGAGGACATTATAGGAACATGAATCAAAATGCTATCAAAATTGGAGCATTTTCAAAAGAGCATAAAATGCTCCAAAAATGCCTCGGAATTAGTGCCCAAAAATGATTGTTTGGCTTGCACAAAACATTTATGCAagaaagtagtataaatgttgaCCAAAACgctttaccaaactagcccATTTTTGACCTCCAGCATATGACATATCGCAACATGGGTGAGTGATAACCGTCCACGTCTCTTGAAAATTAACGGTTCAGATGGTATCGATCTGTGACTGGCGCGATGCGGCTCTATTCAGACACAAGTGAGTACGCAgacgggtgcgatcataccagcactaatgcaacGGATCTCATCAAAACTcagaagttaaacgtgcttgggcgagagttgtactaggatgggtgacatTCTACGAAGTTCTCATGTTGCACTCCTCCCActttaccaacgagaggtggctcgaTTGGCAATTAgctg
Proteins encoded in this window:
- the LOC119999958 gene encoding ABSCISIC ACID-INSENSITIVE 5-like protein 5, which translates into the protein MFKNLGNEPPGDSAGDGGGNRHLGSFQLTRQPSIYSLTFEEFENTMGGNLGKDFPGSMNMDKLLKNIWTAEETQSMTMTSTSSAGQEGQQLQHEGSLPLPQTMSQKTVDEVLRDIAKDCGVGKDGNAAVGANYPQRQQTLGEMTLEDFVVRAGVVREDIHMVGKVDNGVVFGDLSLVVNNNSGFGIGSQQGDRGGTGLIGNGASESINNGSGSNNQVSMQSPNLPLNVNGVRLNQNQLSLAQVSQKQQPQQPQILPKQPAVGGYMTQMPIQGGLASPGIRGGVAGLGNQGMNGTGLQGGGMGMMGIGAGVLSSPVNQLSSDVVGKSNGDSSSVSPLPYVFNGSLRGRRRNAAVEKVIERRQRRMIKNRESAARSRARKQAYTTELEEEVAKLKEENQELQKKQAEIMESQKHQVLETVNMQQGGKKRCLGGTQTGPW
- the LOC119999957 gene encoding THO complex subunit 5B-like; translated protein: MEDGEIEEGMLEEEDAQVPQEHHPKTEKSPYEMLKESKTAVEEIVAKMLSIKKEGQSKSLLRELVTQMCLHFVTLRQANRSILLEEDRVKAETERAKGPVDFTTLQLQNLMYEKSHYVKAIKACKDFKSKYPDIELVPEEEFLRDAPEHIKGPEPASDTSHNLMLKRLNYELHQRKELCKLGEKLEQRKKGLLETIANRKKYLSSLPSHLKSLKKASLPVQNQLGILHSKKIKQHQSAELLPPPLYVVYSQFLAQKEAFGENIDLEIVGSVKDAQAFARQQANKETGISINIENSRLDDDAADEEDDGQRRRKRPKKVPSKDNLDQAGVYQVHPLKVILHIYDDEASDPKSANLICLKFEYLLKLNVVCVEIEGSTEGPENNILCNLFPDDTGHELPNQSAKLLFGDAMVFDEKRLSLPYKWAQHLAGIDFLPEVSPLLIEHETRNSEAAKSDSVVSGLSLYRQQNRVLTVLQRIRSRKKAHLVLVGQLDSLLKLKWPSLNYGSVPWALHSPLCNLHGWSAAGLATSGASSLPVIDTEQVQEPIDVNMDGKSGTRNNESESAREDGELPSLLPVASVGRNDKLTSSKLSNLEHSRQLSLISKNVISPLSKAKSPSFRKHDDLDLWLDTDSEVDEPTHVEPGTENAASIRCYEMVQESWVDYGVEEYYLVLSRKLDFNERNVSLEAKVKISKEYPLRPPLFAVSFHASGENSCESDGSEYNELRAMEAMVNLHILKILPEDEENFVLAHQVRCLAMLFDYYVDKASQPLEKRKSTSVIDIGLCEPVNGSLMARSVRGRDRRKMISWKDMECTPGFPY